The following proteins are encoded in a genomic region of Myxococcaceae bacterium JPH2:
- a CDS encoding lamin tail domain-containing protein: MMPARVLGALALLVALSACSGDGKDQEGPILPSTDLAATTVGSPFEYVIVARGGTAPLQYTVANPPPGCSFYSGTGKLTGPASQAGDWPFEVTVRDGAGLTSSHTYSLRVWAAPQVTSRDLPDATMGASYTAELNASGGAPPLRWSLTGGSLPGGLTLSPEGIISGVPQDTVGTRVLTVSVTDASGAVATATLNLKLVGPTGGTADGGDGGTTDGGTQTAFPLMIANWNIEWFGDPTPDHGPSNEPLQLANAVTVISSLNPDIMGVAEIVDTAQFNSLIAQLPGYDGFLADDSTRVPGGSNSYTADEQKVGVLFKKSVAQVLSARVVLTGSDYQFAGRPPLRVDFRVTRNGTPVDLSLLVLHMKAMATQDDYDRRKDAAGALKGYLDTELPDANALVVGDWNDDVDVSTTKDTATGQYLPSPFGAFLNDSTHYTFLTQALSATQGSTVSFSSFIDHQLASNELAAHYEAKSATVAHPAITSYKSSTSDHYPVFTRFDFSTTSTARQLRLTAPNGGETLAADATFPITWTSSGVSNVRLRYTLDNGATWKDIVTSVPATPATYTWTVPREATTSARVQVMDVDQTTVLDQSDAAFTMTRPPPTVFINEYLPQPFNVAGTSTPDYDQQFVELVNSTNASVDISGWRIDDLKSHRGLEPTRHVFAQGTVIPAHQVYVVYSGASAVPANATNATSSNGGMGLRFDRGVNQGSAGDSLYLKHSDGTVEDSTSYVDAYTGTSYNRSPDASNTGSWVLHTSLSSSQSSPGKHSNGTAF, from the coding sequence ATGATGCCTGCCCGAGTCCTCGGGGCGCTCGCCCTTCTCGTCGCGCTGTCGGCCTGTTCTGGGGACGGCAAGGACCAGGAGGGGCCCATCCTCCCCTCTACTGACCTCGCCGCCACCACGGTGGGCAGCCCCTTCGAGTACGTCATCGTCGCCCGGGGGGGCACCGCGCCGCTGCAGTACACAGTGGCCAATCCTCCGCCGGGGTGCTCGTTCTACTCGGGCACCGGGAAGCTGACTGGTCCCGCGAGCCAGGCCGGCGACTGGCCCTTCGAGGTCACGGTCCGCGACGGCGCGGGCCTGACGAGTTCGCATACCTACTCGCTGCGCGTCTGGGCCGCGCCGCAGGTGACGAGCCGCGACCTGCCGGACGCCACGATGGGGGCGTCGTACACCGCGGAGCTCAACGCCAGCGGAGGCGCGCCCCCGTTGCGCTGGTCCCTGACGGGAGGCTCACTCCCGGGGGGCCTGACGCTCTCGCCCGAGGGAATCATCAGCGGCGTGCCCCAAGACACGGTGGGCACCCGCGTCCTCACCGTGAGCGTCACGGACGCGAGCGGCGCGGTCGCCACGGCGACACTGAACCTGAAGCTCGTCGGCCCCACGGGAGGCACCGCCGACGGGGGAGATGGCGGCACGACGGATGGCGGCACGCAGACCGCCTTCCCGCTGATGATTGCCAACTGGAACATCGAGTGGTTCGGCGACCCGACCCCGGACCATGGCCCCTCCAACGAGCCGCTCCAGCTCGCCAACGCGGTGACGGTCATCTCCTCCCTGAACCCGGACATCATGGGCGTGGCGGAGATCGTCGACACCGCGCAGTTCAACTCGCTGATTGCCCAGCTCCCCGGCTACGACGGCTTCCTCGCGGACGACTCCACGCGCGTCCCAGGCGGCTCGAACTCCTACACGGCGGACGAGCAGAAGGTGGGCGTGCTCTTCAAGAAGAGCGTGGCGCAGGTCCTCAGCGCGCGCGTCGTCCTCACCGGCAGCGACTATCAATTCGCGGGGCGCCCGCCGCTGCGCGTGGACTTCCGGGTGACGCGCAATGGGACCCCGGTGGACCTGTCGCTCCTCGTGCTCCACATGAAGGCGATGGCCACTCAGGATGACTATGACCGGCGGAAGGACGCCGCGGGGGCCCTGAAGGGATACCTGGACACGGAGCTCCCTGACGCGAACGCGCTCGTGGTGGGGGACTGGAACGACGACGTGGATGTCTCGACGACCAAGGACACCGCCACGGGGCAGTACCTGCCCTCGCCCTTCGGTGCGTTCCTGAACGACTCGACGCACTACACCTTCCTCACGCAGGCGCTGTCGGCGACCCAGGGCTCCACCGTGAGCTTCAGCTCGTTCATCGACCATCAGCTCGCGTCCAACGAGCTGGCCGCCCACTACGAGGCGAAGTCCGCCACGGTGGCCCACCCGGCCATCACCAGCTACAAGAGCAGCACGTCGGATCACTACCCGGTGTTCACCCGCTTCGACTTCTCCACCACCTCGACGGCCCGACAGCTCCGGCTCACTGCTCCCAATGGTGGCGAGACCCTGGCCGCGGACGCGACGTTCCCCATCACCTGGACGTCGTCGGGCGTGAGCAACGTCCGCCTGCGCTACACCCTGGACAACGGCGCCACCTGGAAGGACATCGTCACCAGCGTCCCCGCGACTCCCGCCACGTACACGTGGACCGTGCCGCGCGAGGCCACCACGAGCGCTCGCGTGCAGGTGATGGACGTGGACCAGACCACCGTGCTCGACCAGAGCGATGCCGCGTTCACGATGACCCGGCCGCCGCCCACTGTGTTCATCAACGAGTACCTGCCCCAGCCGTTCAACGTGGCGGGGACGAGCACGCCGGACTACGACCAGCAGTTCGTGGAGCTGGTCAACTCCACGAACGCCTCGGTGGACATCTCGGGCTGGCGGATCGACGACCTCAAGTCCCACCGGGGCCTGGAGCCCACGCGGCACGTCTTCGCCCAGGGCACCGTGATTCCGGCGCATCAAGTGTACGTCGTCTACTCGGGGGCCTCGGCGGTGCCGGCCAACGCGACCAACGCCACGTCCTCCAACGGCGGCATGGGGCTGCGCTTCGACCGAGGCGTCAACCAGGGGAGCGCCGGCGACAGCCTCTATCTCAAACACTCGGACGGCACCGTGGAGGACTCGACCAGCTACGTCGACGCCTACACGGGCACGTCCTACAACCGCTCTCCCGACGCGAGCAACACGGGGTCGTGGGTGCTGCACACCAGCCTGTCGAGCAGCCAGTCCTCGCCCGGGAAGCACTCGAACGGCACCGCGTTCTGA
- a CDS encoding sigma-70 family RNA polymerase sigma factor, producing the protein MLTGSDRSVLEAFRRGDTSVLTQVYRTYSPEVLRYLSRRFNVQSESGTRSVALSPLDLDAAHQETFVRAFRPHMRQAYDGVRPYLGFLLTVARSTAIDLMRASGRVAREAVSLDAAPELAQVPTEGLSPEEEALGAEVRTLVRDFLEALPEATQKLAQLRFVEGLSQETAAAQLALTRGELRVRERKLRLQFAEHLKTSGWLETDFAPGRLELGVLVATLALCALGLGSTP; encoded by the coding sequence GTGCTGACAGGAAGCGATCGATCTGTCTTGGAGGCGTTTCGCCGGGGGGACACGTCTGTCCTGACCCAGGTGTACCGCACCTACTCGCCCGAGGTGCTGCGGTACTTGTCCCGGCGCTTCAACGTGCAGTCGGAGTCCGGGACGCGCTCGGTGGCGCTGTCGCCGCTGGACCTGGACGCGGCCCACCAGGAGACGTTCGTGCGGGCCTTCCGTCCCCACATGCGCCAGGCCTACGACGGGGTGAGGCCCTACCTGGGCTTCCTGCTCACCGTGGCGCGCTCGACAGCCATCGACCTGATGCGCGCGTCGGGGCGGGTGGCGCGCGAGGCGGTGTCCCTGGACGCGGCGCCGGAGCTGGCGCAGGTGCCCACCGAGGGACTCAGCCCGGAAGAGGAGGCGCTGGGGGCGGAGGTGCGCACCCTGGTGAGGGACTTCCTGGAGGCGCTGCCGGAGGCCACGCAGAAGCTGGCCCAGCTGCGCTTCGTGGAGGGCCTGTCGCAGGAGACCGCCGCCGCGCAGCTCGCGCTCACGCGCGGTGAGTTGCGGGTGCGCGAGCGCAAGCTGCGCCTCCAGTTCGCCGAGCACCTCAAGACCTCGGGCTGGCTGGAGACGGATTTCGCCCCGGGGCGACTGGAGCTGGGCGTCCTCGTGGCGACGCTCGCCCTGTGCGCACTCGGGCTCGGGAGCACACCATGA
- a CDS encoding VOC family protein, with translation MPAVETYPAGTVSWVDLMTPNVEKSRAFYSALFGWTFTSSDKEKGEYSTFQRNGRSVAGMMPTPPNMGAAACWSLYFNVADIQASAERVRANGGRVEVPPKDTGGEGRFAVCVDPTGAYFCLWQALKHVGSGLVNEPGAMTWHELHTREAARARDFYTAVFGHEARKLDGMEFWTLRVGEATAAGIFQSNAPTPSNWQTYFAVADVDEATKTVTRMGGRVLASGINSPFGRVAVVSDDAGATFSIIQLSPR, from the coding sequence ATGCCAGCGGTCGAGACGTATCCGGCGGGAACGGTGTCCTGGGTGGACCTGATGACGCCGAACGTGGAGAAGTCTCGCGCCTTCTACAGCGCGCTCTTCGGGTGGACGTTCACGTCGAGCGACAAGGAGAAGGGCGAGTACTCGACGTTCCAGCGCAACGGGCGAAGCGTGGCGGGCATGATGCCCACGCCTCCCAACATGGGCGCCGCCGCGTGCTGGTCCCTCTACTTCAACGTGGCGGACATCCAGGCCAGCGCGGAGCGCGTGCGCGCGAACGGCGGCCGGGTGGAGGTCCCTCCCAAGGACACCGGGGGCGAGGGGCGCTTTGCCGTCTGTGTGGACCCCACGGGCGCGTACTTCTGCCTGTGGCAGGCCCTGAAGCACGTGGGCTCGGGGTTGGTGAACGAGCCGGGCGCGATGACCTGGCATGAGCTGCACACGCGCGAGGCGGCGCGGGCGCGCGACTTCTACACCGCCGTCTTCGGCCACGAGGCGCGCAAGCTGGACGGGATGGAGTTCTGGACGCTGCGCGTGGGCGAGGCCACCGCCGCGGGCATCTTCCAGTCGAACGCCCCCACGCCGTCGAACTGGCAGACCTACTTCGCGGTGGCTGACGTGGACGAGGCGACGAAGACCGTCACGCGCATGGGCGGGCGCGTGCTGGCGTCCGGAATCAACAGCCCGTTCGGCCGCGTCGCCGTGGTGAGCGACGACGCGGGCGCGACGTTCTCCATCATCCAGCTCTCACCGCGCTAG
- a CDS encoding cyclic nucleotide-binding domain-containing protein gives MARIVEHMKPEPTSAPTAPPPDAARFLTLEEVRRVPLLSGAGDEEAAWLRAESVEVRLESGEWVGREGEPASFFIVLEGELRITKNVAGVEMLVSHFQAGDFFGEVPLLLGQGFLASARALLPSRLLRLTDRAFWQMLANCPTANEQILRKMAERSRALQTIAFQQEKLASLGTLAAGLAHELNNPVSAVMRGVHDLEDALQSLPTLALALDCRALAGAQVRALLVPGALAVVTLGSLDRSDAEERLSEWLEARGVPEPWALAPELVEAGLDAERLAQDTEGLSGDVLTGTLRWVAATRGISVVLEQVRQAGGRISSLVNAARSYTYLDQAPLQRVDVHEGLESTLTMLAHRLRGVRVVRDYDATLPRITAYGTELNQVWTSLIENAADAMAGSETGTGRLRLSTRRDGDHVVVDVADDGPGIPSEVQPRIFDPFFTTKGVGEGTGLGLSITHRVVSMLHRGELRVSSVPGDTRFEVRLPMDLDTVLASPRTPPRVAHPSAVPEELRGA, from the coding sequence GTGGCGCGCATCGTTGAACACATGAAGCCGGAGCCCACGTCTGCGCCCACGGCGCCCCCTCCCGATGCCGCTCGCTTCCTCACGCTGGAGGAGGTGCGCCGCGTGCCTTTGCTCTCCGGCGCGGGCGATGAGGAGGCCGCCTGGCTGCGCGCCGAATCGGTGGAGGTGCGGCTGGAGTCCGGTGAGTGGGTGGGGCGCGAGGGCGAGCCCGCGTCCTTCTTCATCGTCCTGGAGGGAGAGCTGCGCATCACCAAGAACGTGGCCGGAGTGGAGATGCTCGTCAGCCACTTCCAAGCGGGCGACTTCTTCGGCGAGGTGCCGCTGCTGCTCGGTCAGGGCTTTCTCGCCAGTGCCCGCGCGCTGCTCCCCTCGCGCTTGCTGCGCCTGACGGACCGGGCCTTCTGGCAGATGCTGGCCAACTGCCCCACCGCGAACGAGCAGATCCTCCGGAAGATGGCCGAGCGCAGCCGCGCGCTTCAGACCATCGCCTTCCAGCAGGAGAAGCTGGCGTCGCTGGGCACGCTGGCCGCGGGGCTCGCGCACGAGCTGAACAATCCCGTGTCGGCGGTCATGCGCGGCGTGCATGACCTGGAGGATGCGCTCCAGTCCCTGCCCACGTTGGCGCTCGCGCTGGACTGTCGCGCGTTGGCGGGCGCTCAAGTGCGCGCGCTGCTCGTGCCCGGAGCGCTGGCGGTGGTGACGCTCGGCTCGCTCGACCGCAGTGACGCGGAGGAGCGGCTGTCGGAGTGGCTGGAGGCGCGCGGGGTGCCCGAGCCTTGGGCCCTCGCGCCCGAGCTGGTGGAGGCGGGACTGGATGCGGAGCGACTCGCCCAGGACACCGAGGGCCTGTCCGGCGACGTGCTGACCGGAACGCTGCGCTGGGTGGCTGCCACGCGCGGCATCTCCGTGGTGCTGGAGCAAGTGCGGCAGGCGGGCGGACGCATCAGCTCATTGGTGAACGCGGCCCGCTCCTACACGTACCTGGACCAGGCGCCGCTCCAGCGCGTGGACGTGCACGAGGGTTTGGAGAGCACGCTGACCATGCTGGCGCATCGGCTGCGCGGCGTGCGCGTGGTGCGCGACTACGACGCCACGCTGCCGCGCATCACCGCCTACGGCACCGAGCTGAACCAGGTGTGGACCAGCCTCATCGAGAACGCGGCGGACGCGATGGCGGGAAGCGAGACGGGCACGGGGCGGCTGCGGCTGAGCACGCGCCGAGATGGAGACCACGTGGTGGTCGATGTGGCGGATGACGGACCGGGCATCCCCTCGGAGGTGCAGCCGCGCATCTTTGACCCGTTCTTCACCACGAAGGGCGTGGGCGAAGGAACGGGCCTGGGGCTGAGCATCACCCATCGCGTGGTGTCCATGCTCCATCGCGGCGAGCTGCGCGTCAGCTCGGTGCCGGGTGACACGCGCTTCGAGGTGCGGCTGCCCATGGACCTGGACACGGTCCTCGCGTCGCCACGGACTCCCCCGCGCGTTGCGCACCCCAGCGCGGTGCCGGAGGAGTTGCGCGGCGCCTGA
- a CDS encoding histidine kinase, whose amino-acid sequence MGTNLEGPERQECLETALQRQERLAALGRHAAGLAHEMNNPATAGRRAAEQLAQALDAAEDLSLGLDRWRLTPEQRLGLLRVCRESQGRGATRDMEPLARGDAEDALADWLDGQGVRDAWGLAPTLLDAGIGRTQLEPLATSLPNESLPDALAWLEALVRSRALLVEVRQSTARLSELALAVKSYARTGGDAHAEVDVHEGLDTTLVLLNYKLKHGVTVKRDYDRALPHLQANPTELNQVWTNLIDNAIDAMNGHGHLEVRTSREDEHLCVDIIDDGPGVPPEVGARVFEPFFTTKPRGQGTGLGLDISRRIIEQGHHGALRLESRPGRTRFRVELPLRPS is encoded by the coding sequence GTGGGCACGAACCTGGAAGGACCCGAGCGACAGGAGTGCCTGGAGACCGCGCTCCAACGCCAGGAGCGACTGGCCGCGCTGGGGCGCCATGCCGCGGGGCTCGCGCATGAGATGAACAACCCCGCCACCGCCGGGCGACGCGCGGCCGAGCAGCTCGCCCAGGCCTTGGACGCAGCGGAGGACTTGTCGCTCGGGTTGGACCGGTGGCGGCTCACGCCCGAGCAGCGGCTGGGCCTCTTGCGCGTGTGTCGCGAGAGCCAGGGTCGCGGCGCGACGCGAGACATGGAGCCGCTCGCGCGAGGCGACGCGGAAGATGCGCTGGCGGACTGGCTGGATGGCCAAGGGGTGCGTGATGCCTGGGGTCTCGCGCCCACGCTGCTGGACGCGGGCATCGGTCGGACGCAGCTCGAACCGCTCGCGACCTCGCTTCCGAACGAGTCGCTGCCCGACGCGCTCGCATGGCTCGAAGCGCTGGTGCGCTCCCGCGCGCTGCTCGTGGAGGTGCGGCAGAGCACCGCGCGCTTGTCCGAGCTGGCCCTGGCCGTGAAGTCCTACGCGCGCACGGGCGGCGACGCGCACGCGGAGGTGGACGTGCATGAGGGCCTGGACACCACGCTGGTGCTGCTCAACTACAAGCTGAAGCACGGCGTGACGGTGAAGCGCGACTACGACCGAGCCCTGCCCCACCTCCAGGCAAACCCCACCGAGCTGAACCAGGTGTGGACCAACCTCATCGACAACGCCATCGACGCCATGAATGGCCATGGCCACCTGGAGGTGCGCACCTCGCGCGAGGACGAGCACCTGTGCGTGGACATCATCGACGATGGCCCAGGCGTTCCCCCCGAAGTGGGCGCTCGCGTCTTCGAGCCGTTCTTCACCACCAAGCCCCGAGGCCAGGGAACCGGCCTGGGCCTCGACATCAGTCGACGCATCATCGAGCAAGGTCATCACGGCGCGCTGCGCCTGGAGTCACGACCGGGGCGCACGCGCTTCCGTGTGGAGCTGCCGCTGCGTCCCTCATGA
- a CDS encoding FAD-dependent oxidoreductase, which yields MAKPVILAVDDDPEVLRAVERDLRRHYGRDYRILGADRGEAGLEALHQLQLRGDAVALFLVDQRMPGLTGVEFLERARALYDDAKRVLLTAYADTQAAIHAINEVRLDHYLLKPWEPPEERLYPVVTDLLEDWQANHRPAFEGIRVLGNRWSPRSHVLKDFLGSNQIPYQWLDVEVSAEGRALLARASEGVEKLPLVLFPDGTRLMAPSTSEVAARIGLKTRPTKPFYDLVIVGGGPAGLAGAVYGASEGLSTVMVERTAPGGQAGTSSRIENYLGFPTGLSGADLARRAVTQAARFGVEILSPQEVTGLRVQDPYRVVTLADGAELSCHALLVATGVQWRRLDVPGIDELTGAGVYYGAARTEALLCKDEDVYIVGGANSAGQSALYFAQFARKVTLLVRGDSLEHGMSSYLVEQVRTTPNVEVLLRTRVTRVEGAGHLERLRLQTEGAPGEREVPAASLFIMIGAVPRTEWLEGVVERDARGYLLTGPDLMPEGARPRGWRLERAPYLLETNVPGVFAAGDVRHASVKRVASGVGEGSIAISFIHQYLSEV from the coding sequence ATGGCCAAGCCCGTCATCCTGGCAGTGGACGATGACCCCGAAGTGCTGCGCGCGGTGGAGCGCGACCTGCGTCGCCACTACGGGCGCGACTACCGCATCCTCGGCGCGGATCGCGGCGAGGCGGGACTGGAGGCCCTGCATCAGCTCCAGCTTCGCGGCGACGCGGTGGCCTTGTTCCTGGTGGACCAGCGCATGCCGGGGCTCACGGGCGTGGAGTTCCTCGAACGCGCCCGCGCCCTCTATGACGACGCCAAGCGCGTGCTGCTCACCGCCTACGCGGATACGCAAGCGGCCATCCACGCCATCAACGAAGTGCGGCTGGACCACTACCTGCTGAAGCCGTGGGAACCGCCCGAGGAGCGCCTCTACCCGGTGGTGACGGACCTGCTCGAGGACTGGCAGGCCAACCACCGCCCCGCCTTCGAGGGCATCCGCGTGCTGGGCAATCGCTGGTCGCCGCGCTCGCACGTGCTGAAGGATTTCCTGGGCAGCAACCAGATTCCCTATCAGTGGCTGGACGTGGAGGTCAGCGCGGAGGGACGGGCCCTGCTCGCGCGCGCCTCCGAGGGCGTGGAGAAGCTGCCGCTGGTGCTCTTCCCGGACGGCACGCGGCTGATGGCGCCGAGCACCTCGGAGGTGGCGGCGCGCATCGGGTTGAAGACGCGACCCACCAAGCCCTTCTATGACCTGGTCATCGTCGGCGGTGGGCCCGCGGGCCTCGCTGGCGCGGTGTATGGCGCGTCCGAGGGCCTGAGCACGGTGATGGTGGAGCGCACCGCACCGGGGGGACAGGCGGGCACCAGCTCGCGCATCGAGAACTACCTGGGCTTCCCCACGGGCCTGAGCGGCGCGGACCTGGCGCGGCGCGCGGTGACGCAGGCGGCGCGCTTCGGCGTGGAGATTCTCTCGCCGCAGGAGGTGACGGGCCTGCGCGTCCAGGACCCGTACCGCGTGGTGACGCTGGCGGATGGCGCGGAGCTGAGCTGCCACGCGCTGCTCGTCGCGACGGGGGTGCAGTGGCGCAGGCTGGACGTGCCGGGCATCGACGAACTCACGGGCGCGGGCGTGTATTACGGCGCCGCCCGCACCGAGGCCCTGCTCTGCAAGGACGAGGACGTCTACATCGTCGGCGGCGCCAACTCCGCGGGCCAGTCCGCGCTGTACTTCGCGCAGTTCGCCCGAAAGGTGACGCTGCTGGTGCGCGGCGACTCGCTGGAGCACGGCATGTCCAGCTATCTGGTGGAGCAGGTGCGCACCACGCCGAATGTGGAGGTGCTCTTGCGCACGCGCGTCACCCGCGTGGAAGGCGCGGGCCACCTGGAGCGCCTGCGCTTGCAGACCGAAGGAGCCCCCGGCGAGCGCGAGGTGCCCGCCGCCTCGCTGTTCATCATGATTGGCGCGGTGCCTCGGACCGAGTGGCTGGAAGGCGTGGTGGAGCGCGATGCACGCGGCTACCTCCTCACCGGACCGGACCTGATGCCGGAGGGCGCGCGGCCCCGAGGCTGGCGGCTGGAGCGAGCGCCCTACCTGCTGGAGACGAACGTGCCGGGCGTCTTCGCCGCGGGCGACGTGCGGCATGCATCGGTGAAGCGGGTGGCCTCGGGCGTGGGCGAGGGCTCCATCGCCATCTCGTTCATCCACCAATACCTGAGCGAGGTGTGA
- a CDS encoding caspase family protein: MRRLGMLLGAASLCVALDANAAATRRALVIAHNGSDDPALPALRFADDDGVLWAETLQRLGVETTLLVDPDEATREGGSAVLRAARVPTPQAVSQEVARLHAAIQVDRSLGRQTDVLVIYVGHGNTDEAGRAYFTLAGGRLDRTSLYSEVVDPLGADYVHVIVDACRASGVVGRRGGTPDAAVLAELRGVLAREQLASRPNVGALFAESDDGETHEWSRIRAGVFSHVARSGLMGGADINGDGLVEYSELAAFVAASLHGVRSMPARLTVNAFAPTREPRRPLVGPAPEGPTLTLPAGLEYARISVEDSDGRRLADVRRTQQQWVQLLLPERDVYWVRSPTGEARVTLAQLAAGMPHMEPRELQERGPAEEALRQGLFAVPLDRSFYEQFVATAGLVAVDFSGIRRLASSGGGLLDARPLAPASTWEMGLAGTTAPLGLGGFSVGPSLAWRSAPEPNFYYGVRAAYGLTPQARDGLRIHRLTVQGVVGTQDAARTPVFVEAAVGWGMMGLTAPAQQPGGPSVRQGDPSMLVANLAAGVTARLLGVRLRLSATLGTDRVTVNGENTWDRQYGLELVLRR; the protein is encoded by the coding sequence ATGAGACGGCTCGGAATGCTGCTGGGAGCGGCCTCGCTCTGCGTGGCCTTGGATGCGAACGCCGCCGCGACGCGACGCGCGCTCGTCATCGCGCACAACGGAAGTGATGATCCCGCCCTGCCTGCGCTGCGCTTCGCGGACGATGACGGCGTGCTGTGGGCGGAGACGCTCCAGCGACTGGGCGTGGAGACCACGCTCCTGGTGGATCCCGACGAGGCCACGCGCGAGGGAGGCAGCGCCGTGCTGCGAGCCGCGCGCGTGCCCACGCCGCAGGCGGTGTCCCAGGAAGTGGCGCGGCTGCACGCGGCCATCCAGGTGGACCGTTCCCTGGGACGGCAGACGGACGTGCTCGTCATCTACGTGGGCCACGGCAACACGGATGAGGCGGGCCGCGCGTATTTCACGCTCGCGGGCGGACGGCTCGACCGCACCAGCCTGTACTCGGAGGTGGTGGATCCGCTCGGCGCCGACTACGTGCACGTCATCGTGGACGCCTGTCGCGCCTCGGGCGTGGTGGGTCGGCGCGGTGGCACTCCGGACGCGGCGGTCCTGGCGGAGCTGCGCGGCGTGCTGGCGCGGGAGCAGCTCGCCTCGCGTCCCAACGTGGGCGCCCTCTTCGCGGAGAGCGATGACGGCGAGACCCACGAGTGGTCGCGCATCCGCGCGGGCGTCTTCAGCCACGTGGCGCGCTCGGGCCTGATGGGCGGCGCGGACATCAACGGCGACGGGCTGGTGGAGTACAGCGAGCTGGCCGCCTTCGTGGCCGCGTCGCTGCATGGCGTGCGGAGCATGCCGGCGCGGCTGACGGTGAACGCCTTCGCGCCCACGCGCGAGCCCCGGCGGCCCCTGGTGGGCCCCGCGCCCGAGGGCCCCACCCTCACCCTGCCCGCGGGCCTGGAGTACGCGCGCATCTCCGTGGAGGACTCGGACGGACGGCGGCTGGCGGACGTGCGGCGCACCCAGCAGCAGTGGGTGCAGCTGCTGCTCCCCGAGCGCGACGTGTACTGGGTGCGCTCGCCCACGGGCGAGGCGCGGGTGACGCTGGCGCAGCTCGCGGCGGGCATGCCGCACATGGAGCCCCGCGAACTCCAGGAGCGAGGCCCCGCCGAGGAGGCCCTGCGCCAGGGACTCTTCGCCGTGCCGCTGGACCGGAGCTTCTACGAGCAGTTCGTGGCCACCGCGGGACTGGTGGCGGTGGACTTCTCCGGCATCCGTCGCCTCGCGTCGTCGGGCGGTGGGCTGTTGGACGCGCGGCCGCTGGCTCCGGCGTCCACCTGGGAGATGGGATTGGCGGGCACCACGGCGCCGCTGGGACTGGGCGGCTTCTCCGTGGGGCCGAGCCTCGCGTGGCGCAGCGCGCCCGAGCCCAACTTCTACTACGGCGTGCGCGCCGCCTACGGGCTGACGCCGCAAGCGCGCGACGGGCTGCGCATCCACCGCCTCACGGTGCAGGGCGTGGTGGGAACGCAGGACGCGGCGCGCACTCCAGTCTTCGTGGAGGCCGCGGTGGGCTGGGGGATGATGGGCCTCACGGCGCCGGCGCAGCAGCCGGGAGGTCCCTCGGTGCGACAGGGTGACCCATCGATGCTCGTGGCCAACCTGGCGGCGGGCGTCACCGCGCGGCTGCTGGGTGTCCGGCTGCGCCTGTCCGCCACGCTGGGCACGGACCGCGTCACCGTGAACGGCGAGAACACGTGGGATCGGCAGTACGGCTTGGAACTCGTGCTGCGTCGCTGA
- the larC gene encoding nickel pincer cofactor biosynthesis protein LarC — MRRILYLEPVGGIAGDMFLAAGIDLGVSPEALTQALSGLQVPGWKLAVKRAVRHAISGTHLDVVLDEREVHPHRAYSDIRQLIESATTLSPRVKERALAVFRAIGEAEAKVHGVSLEDIHFHEVGAVDSIVDVCGAAVVLELLGDPEVHAAPPPLGSGTIRVAHGNMPIPVPATLELLRDVPVRFEGVGELTTPTGAALLKVLTRIGHPPDFIVEKVGYGVGTKDFRDRPNVLRASLGRMEAPRTEGLWVVEANLDDATPQLLGHLLERLLGTGALDAWVTPVVMKKSRPGHLLGVLVEGGLRDAMVELLLRESTSLGVRYHRVERQALARDWVEVETPWGRVRVKRGLREGAVLNAHPEFEDCRRVAEAAGIPVKQVMAAALVALGDLAR, encoded by the coding sequence GTGCGGCGGATTCTGTACCTGGAGCCCGTGGGCGGCATCGCGGGGGACATGTTCCTGGCGGCGGGCATCGACCTGGGCGTCTCGCCCGAGGCGCTCACCCAGGCGTTGAGCGGCTTGCAGGTGCCGGGCTGGAAGCTGGCGGTGAAGCGCGCGGTGCGCCACGCCATCAGCGGCACGCACCTGGACGTCGTCCTGGACGAGCGCGAGGTGCACCCGCATCGCGCCTACTCGGACATCCGACAGCTCATCGAGTCGGCGACCACGCTGTCCCCGCGCGTGAAGGAGCGCGCGCTGGCGGTCTTCCGCGCCATCGGCGAGGCCGAGGCGAAGGTGCATGGCGTGTCCCTGGAGGACATCCACTTCCACGAGGTGGGCGCGGTGGACTCCATCGTGGACGTCTGCGGCGCGGCCGTCGTGCTGGAGCTGCTCGGCGACCCAGAGGTGCATGCGGCGCCGCCGCCGCTGGGCAGCGGCACCATCCGCGTGGCGCACGGCAACATGCCCATCCCGGTGCCCGCCACGCTGGAGTTGCTGCGCGACGTTCCCGTGCGCTTCGAGGGTGTGGGCGAGCTCACCACGCCCACGGGCGCGGCGCTGCTGAAGGTGCTCACGCGCATTGGCCACCCCCCCGACTTCATCGTGGAGAAGGTCGGCTACGGCGTGGGCACCAAGGACTTCCGCGACCGGCCCAACGTGCTGCGCGCCTCGCTGGGGCGCATGGAGGCGCCGCGCACCGAGGGCCTGTGGGTGGTGGAAGCGAACCTGGATGACGCCACGCCGCAGCTCCTGGGCCACCTGTTGGAGCGGCTCCTGGGCACGGGCGCGCTCGACGCGTGGGTGACGCCGGTGGTGATGAAGAAGAGCCGGCCGGGCCACCTCCTCGGCGTGCTGGTGGAGGGCGGCCTGCGCGACGCGATGGTGGAGCTGCTCCTGCGCGAGTCCACCTCGCTGGGCGTGCGCTACCACCGCGTGGAGCGGCAGGCGCTCGCGCGCGACTGGGTGGAGGTGGAGACGCCGTGGGGCCGCGTGCGCGTGAAGCGGGGCCTGCGCGAGGGCGCGGTGCTCAACGCCCATCCCGAGTTCGAGGACTGTCGGCGCGTGGCCGAGGCCGCGGGCATCCCCGTCAAGCAGGTGATGGCCGCGGCCCTGGTGGCGCTCGGCGACCTAGCGCGGTGA